The following are encoded in a window of Vespa crabro chromosome 2, iyVesCrab1.2, whole genome shotgun sequence genomic DNA:
- the LOC124422146 gene encoding tyrosine-protein phosphatase non-receptor type 9 isoform X2: MAATLTVEQEQATKEFIEAVNKCRAGRRAGPVSWSTAVKFLAARKFEVSRALALYEQHEATRRREGLAVLHPTQEPLLSELRTGKFTVLPSRDATGAAIAIFTAHLHLPQNTTHQTTLQGVVYQLDAALESADTQKHGLVFIYDMSDSKYQNFDYDLSQKILTLLKGGYPAKLKKVLIVTAPLWFKAPFKILRLFVREKLRDRVFTVSIPQLILHIPRESLPHRLGGTLEIQHEAWLLHCLKSMTNRGGGELCEVTPRVGTPLSPTLKNHTVHQNPNGTPISNPTSPIIDKNKIKNGVSNIGDIEITNGDVWMANDEAPSPVQPPSSASSGFSDDDSLHGDLGLQAVTMEQLIEEIHSRGRAGLVAEYVEIRQRPPDGSFNNAKLRPNQSKNRYTDVLCYDHSRVCLSQIDGDATSDYINANFVDGYKQKNAFINTQGPLPKTCGDFWRMIWEQQTLVIVMTTRVVERGRTKCAQYWGPEPGDEVQAGGFTVTTLEVDINPDYTISMLLLTNNKTDETREVCHMLYTAWPDYGVPQSARALLQFLSLVRQQQNKLLASRGDTWAGHPRGPPIVVHCSAGIGRTGTFCTLDICISRLEDTGTVDIRGTVEKIRAQRAYSIQMPDQYVFCHRALAEYALSRGMLSSQHLAMLPPTVEEDSD, translated from the exons ATGGCGGCAACGTTAACCGTCGAGCAAGAACAA GCTACAAAAGAATTTATAGAGGCTGTGAATAAGTGTCGAGCTGGCAGACGTGCCGGACCAGTTTCCTGGAGTACAGCAGTCAAATTTTTAGCAGCCAGAAAATTTGAAGTAAGCAGAGCTTTAGCTCTTTATGAACAGCACGAAGCTAccagaagaagagaaggttTGGCTGTTTTACATCCAACACAAGAACCATTACTCAGTGAATTACGTACAGGAAAATTTACTGTTCTG ccTTCAAGGGATGCAACTGGTGCTGCTATAGCAATCTTTACAGCACATTTACATCTTCCACAAAATACTACACATCAAACTACTCTACag gGTGTTGTGTATCAATTAGATGCGGCTCTTGAAAGTGCAGATACCCAGAAACATGGTTTGGTTTTTATTTATGACATGTCTGATAGCAAGTACCAAAATTTTGACTACGATCTATCGCAAAAAATTCTCACTCTATTAAAG GGTGGATATCCAGCAAAACTTAAGAAGGTTTTAATTGTAACGGCACCACTTTGGTTCAAAGCACCTTTCAAAATCCtccgtttgtttgttcgtgAAAAATTGCGGGACCGAGTATTTACTGTATCCATTCCTCAattgatattacatatacCACGAGAATCATTGCCACATAGGCTAGGAGGCACCTTGGAGATACAGCATGAGGCATGGCTATTACATTGTCTTAAATCCATGACAAACCGAGGCGGGGGTGAACTCTGTGAG GTTACTCCCAGAGTGGGAACCCCACTTTCACCTACATTAAAGAATCATACAGTTCACCAGAATCCCAATGGAACACCGATTAGTAATCCAACTAGTCCTataatcgataagaataagataaaGAATGGTGTTTCAAACATTGGAGATATTGAAATTACTAACGGTGATGTGTGGATGGCAAACGACGAAGCACCATCTCCAGTACAGCCTCCGTCCTCAGCAAGTTCTGGTTTTAGCGATGATGATAGCCTTCATGGCGATCTCGGACTGCAAGCAGTTACTATGGAACAGCTTATCGAAGAAATACATTCAAGAGGTCGTGCTGGCCTCGTAGCGGAATATGTAGAAATTAGGCAGAGGCCACCTGACGGTTCCTTTAATAATGCAAA ATTAAGGCCAAATCAATCAAAAAATCGTTATACGGATGTGCTTTGTTACGATCATAGCAGAGTGTGTCTTTCTCAAATAGACGGCGATGCAACGTCGGATTATATTAATGCAAACTTTGTTGATGgttacaaacaaaaaaacgcGTTTATTAATACTCAGGGACCTCTTCCAAAGACATGTGGGGATTTCTGGAGAATGATATGGGAACAGCAAACACTTGTTATTGTGATGACTACAAG gGTAGTAGAACGAGGACGTACAAAATGTGCACAGTATTGGGGTCCAGAGCCAGGTGATGAAGTACAAGCAGGTGGTTTCACTGTAACAACTTTAGAAGTTGATATAAATCCAGACTATACAATATCTATGCTCCTTCTTACAAACAACAAG ACTGACGAGACAAGAGAGGTGTGTCACATGCTTTACACAGCATGGCCGGATTATGGCGTTCCTCAATCAGCTAGAGCTTTATTACAATTCCTATCCCTAGTAagacaacaacaaaataaattattagcaAGTAGGGGTGATACCTGGGCTGGACATCCACGAGGTCCACCTATAGTAGTGCATTGTAGTGCTGGTATTGGAAGAACAG GAACATTTTGCACCTTGGATATCTGCATATCTCGATTAGAAGACACGGGAACTGTCGACATTCGTGGAACAGTCGAAAAAATTCGAGCACAAAGAGCCTACAGTATTCAAATGCCTGATCAGTATGTTTTTTGTCATCGTGCTCTGGCAGAATATGCTCTTTCTAGGGGCATGCTTAGTTCTCAACATCTTGCTATGTTACCTCCAACGGTAGAAGAAGATTCTgattaa
- the LOC124422146 gene encoding tyrosine-protein phosphatase non-receptor type 9 isoform X3 — translation MAATLTVEQEQATKEFIEAVNKCRAGRRAGPVSWSTAVKFLAARKFEVSRALALYEQHEATRRREGLAVLHPTQEPLLSELRTGKFTVLPSRDATGAAIAIFTAHLHLPQNTTHQTTLQGVVYQLDAALESADTQKHGLVFIYDMSDSKYQNFDYDLSQKILTLLKGGYPAKLKKVLIVTAPLWFKAPFKILRLFVREKLRDRVFTVSIPQLILHIPRESLPHRLGGTLEIQHEAWLLHCLKSMTNRGGGELCEVCVTPRVGTPLSPTLKNHTVHQNPNGTPISNPTSPIIDKNKIKNGVSNIGDIEITNGDVWMANDEAPSPVQPPSSASSGFSDDDSLHGDLGLQAVTMEQLIEEIHSRGRAGLVAEYVEIRQRPPDGSFNNAKPNQSKNRYTDVLCYDHSRVCLSQIDGDATSDYINANFVDGYKQKNAFINTQGPLPKTCGDFWRMIWEQQTLVIVMTTRVVERGRTKCAQYWGPEPGDEVQAGGFTVTTLEVDINPDYTISMLLLTNNKTDETREVCHMLYTAWPDYGVPQSARALLQFLSLVRQQQNKLLASRGDTWAGHPRGPPIVVHCSAGIGRTGTFCTLDICISRLEDTGTVDIRGTVEKIRAQRAYSIQMPDQYVFCHRALAEYALSRGMLSSQHLAMLPPTVEEDSD, via the exons ATGGCGGCAACGTTAACCGTCGAGCAAGAACAA GCTACAAAAGAATTTATAGAGGCTGTGAATAAGTGTCGAGCTGGCAGACGTGCCGGACCAGTTTCCTGGAGTACAGCAGTCAAATTTTTAGCAGCCAGAAAATTTGAAGTAAGCAGAGCTTTAGCTCTTTATGAACAGCACGAAGCTAccagaagaagagaaggttTGGCTGTTTTACATCCAACACAAGAACCATTACTCAGTGAATTACGTACAGGAAAATTTACTGTTCTG ccTTCAAGGGATGCAACTGGTGCTGCTATAGCAATCTTTACAGCACATTTACATCTTCCACAAAATACTACACATCAAACTACTCTACag gGTGTTGTGTATCAATTAGATGCGGCTCTTGAAAGTGCAGATACCCAGAAACATGGTTTGGTTTTTATTTATGACATGTCTGATAGCAAGTACCAAAATTTTGACTACGATCTATCGCAAAAAATTCTCACTCTATTAAAG GGTGGATATCCAGCAAAACTTAAGAAGGTTTTAATTGTAACGGCACCACTTTGGTTCAAAGCACCTTTCAAAATCCtccgtttgtttgttcgtgAAAAATTGCGGGACCGAGTATTTACTGTATCCATTCCTCAattgatattacatatacCACGAGAATCATTGCCACATAGGCTAGGAGGCACCTTGGAGATACAGCATGAGGCATGGCTATTACATTGTCTTAAATCCATGACAAACCGAGGCGGGGGTGAACTCTGTGAGGTCTGC GTTACTCCCAGAGTGGGAACCCCACTTTCACCTACATTAAAGAATCATACAGTTCACCAGAATCCCAATGGAACACCGATTAGTAATCCAACTAGTCCTataatcgataagaataagataaaGAATGGTGTTTCAAACATTGGAGATATTGAAATTACTAACGGTGATGTGTGGATGGCAAACGACGAAGCACCATCTCCAGTACAGCCTCCGTCCTCAGCAAGTTCTGGTTTTAGCGATGATGATAGCCTTCATGGCGATCTCGGACTGCAAGCAGTTACTATGGAACAGCTTATCGAAGAAATACATTCAAGAGGTCGTGCTGGCCTCGTAGCGGAATATGTAGAAATTAGGCAGAGGCCACCTGACGGTTCCTTTAATAATGCAAA GCCAAATCAATCAAAAAATCGTTATACGGATGTGCTTTGTTACGATCATAGCAGAGTGTGTCTTTCTCAAATAGACGGCGATGCAACGTCGGATTATATTAATGCAAACTTTGTTGATGgttacaaacaaaaaaacgcGTTTATTAATACTCAGGGACCTCTTCCAAAGACATGTGGGGATTTCTGGAGAATGATATGGGAACAGCAAACACTTGTTATTGTGATGACTACAAG gGTAGTAGAACGAGGACGTACAAAATGTGCACAGTATTGGGGTCCAGAGCCAGGTGATGAAGTACAAGCAGGTGGTTTCACTGTAACAACTTTAGAAGTTGATATAAATCCAGACTATACAATATCTATGCTCCTTCTTACAAACAACAAG ACTGACGAGACAAGAGAGGTGTGTCACATGCTTTACACAGCATGGCCGGATTATGGCGTTCCTCAATCAGCTAGAGCTTTATTACAATTCCTATCCCTAGTAagacaacaacaaaataaattattagcaAGTAGGGGTGATACCTGGGCTGGACATCCACGAGGTCCACCTATAGTAGTGCATTGTAGTGCTGGTATTGGAAGAACAG GAACATTTTGCACCTTGGATATCTGCATATCTCGATTAGAAGACACGGGAACTGTCGACATTCGTGGAACAGTCGAAAAAATTCGAGCACAAAGAGCCTACAGTATTCAAATGCCTGATCAGTATGTTTTTTGTCATCGTGCTCTGGCAGAATATGCTCTTTCTAGGGGCATGCTTAGTTCTCAACATCTTGCTATGTTACCTCCAACGGTAGAAGAAGATTCTgattaa
- the LOC124422146 gene encoding tyrosine-protein phosphatase non-receptor type 9 isoform X1 yields MAATLTVEQEQATKEFIEAVNKCRAGRRAGPVSWSTAVKFLAARKFEVSRALALYEQHEATRRREGLAVLHPTQEPLLSELRTGKFTVLPSRDATGAAIAIFTAHLHLPQNTTHQTTLQGVVYQLDAALESADTQKHGLVFIYDMSDSKYQNFDYDLSQKILTLLKGGYPAKLKKVLIVTAPLWFKAPFKILRLFVREKLRDRVFTVSIPQLILHIPRESLPHRLGGTLEIQHEAWLLHCLKSMTNRGGGELCEVCVTPRVGTPLSPTLKNHTVHQNPNGTPISNPTSPIIDKNKIKNGVSNIGDIEITNGDVWMANDEAPSPVQPPSSASSGFSDDDSLHGDLGLQAVTMEQLIEEIHSRGRAGLVAEYVEIRQRPPDGSFNNAKLRPNQSKNRYTDVLCYDHSRVCLSQIDGDATSDYINANFVDGYKQKNAFINTQGPLPKTCGDFWRMIWEQQTLVIVMTTRVVERGRTKCAQYWGPEPGDEVQAGGFTVTTLEVDINPDYTISMLLLTNNKTDETREVCHMLYTAWPDYGVPQSARALLQFLSLVRQQQNKLLASRGDTWAGHPRGPPIVVHCSAGIGRTGTFCTLDICISRLEDTGTVDIRGTVEKIRAQRAYSIQMPDQYVFCHRALAEYALSRGMLSSQHLAMLPPTVEEDSD; encoded by the exons ATGGCGGCAACGTTAACCGTCGAGCAAGAACAA GCTACAAAAGAATTTATAGAGGCTGTGAATAAGTGTCGAGCTGGCAGACGTGCCGGACCAGTTTCCTGGAGTACAGCAGTCAAATTTTTAGCAGCCAGAAAATTTGAAGTAAGCAGAGCTTTAGCTCTTTATGAACAGCACGAAGCTAccagaagaagagaaggttTGGCTGTTTTACATCCAACACAAGAACCATTACTCAGTGAATTACGTACAGGAAAATTTACTGTTCTG ccTTCAAGGGATGCAACTGGTGCTGCTATAGCAATCTTTACAGCACATTTACATCTTCCACAAAATACTACACATCAAACTACTCTACag gGTGTTGTGTATCAATTAGATGCGGCTCTTGAAAGTGCAGATACCCAGAAACATGGTTTGGTTTTTATTTATGACATGTCTGATAGCAAGTACCAAAATTTTGACTACGATCTATCGCAAAAAATTCTCACTCTATTAAAG GGTGGATATCCAGCAAAACTTAAGAAGGTTTTAATTGTAACGGCACCACTTTGGTTCAAAGCACCTTTCAAAATCCtccgtttgtttgttcgtgAAAAATTGCGGGACCGAGTATTTACTGTATCCATTCCTCAattgatattacatatacCACGAGAATCATTGCCACATAGGCTAGGAGGCACCTTGGAGATACAGCATGAGGCATGGCTATTACATTGTCTTAAATCCATGACAAACCGAGGCGGGGGTGAACTCTGTGAGGTCTGC GTTACTCCCAGAGTGGGAACCCCACTTTCACCTACATTAAAGAATCATACAGTTCACCAGAATCCCAATGGAACACCGATTAGTAATCCAACTAGTCCTataatcgataagaataagataaaGAATGGTGTTTCAAACATTGGAGATATTGAAATTACTAACGGTGATGTGTGGATGGCAAACGACGAAGCACCATCTCCAGTACAGCCTCCGTCCTCAGCAAGTTCTGGTTTTAGCGATGATGATAGCCTTCATGGCGATCTCGGACTGCAAGCAGTTACTATGGAACAGCTTATCGAAGAAATACATTCAAGAGGTCGTGCTGGCCTCGTAGCGGAATATGTAGAAATTAGGCAGAGGCCACCTGACGGTTCCTTTAATAATGCAAA ATTAAGGCCAAATCAATCAAAAAATCGTTATACGGATGTGCTTTGTTACGATCATAGCAGAGTGTGTCTTTCTCAAATAGACGGCGATGCAACGTCGGATTATATTAATGCAAACTTTGTTGATGgttacaaacaaaaaaacgcGTTTATTAATACTCAGGGACCTCTTCCAAAGACATGTGGGGATTTCTGGAGAATGATATGGGAACAGCAAACACTTGTTATTGTGATGACTACAAG gGTAGTAGAACGAGGACGTACAAAATGTGCACAGTATTGGGGTCCAGAGCCAGGTGATGAAGTACAAGCAGGTGGTTTCACTGTAACAACTTTAGAAGTTGATATAAATCCAGACTATACAATATCTATGCTCCTTCTTACAAACAACAAG ACTGACGAGACAAGAGAGGTGTGTCACATGCTTTACACAGCATGGCCGGATTATGGCGTTCCTCAATCAGCTAGAGCTTTATTACAATTCCTATCCCTAGTAagacaacaacaaaataaattattagcaAGTAGGGGTGATACCTGGGCTGGACATCCACGAGGTCCACCTATAGTAGTGCATTGTAGTGCTGGTATTGGAAGAACAG GAACATTTTGCACCTTGGATATCTGCATATCTCGATTAGAAGACACGGGAACTGTCGACATTCGTGGAACAGTCGAAAAAATTCGAGCACAAAGAGCCTACAGTATTCAAATGCCTGATCAGTATGTTTTTTGTCATCGTGCTCTGGCAGAATATGCTCTTTCTAGGGGCATGCTTAGTTCTCAACATCTTGCTATGTTACCTCCAACGGTAGAAGAAGATTCTgattaa
- the LOC124422150 gene encoding complex III assembly factor LYRM7 isoform X2, with product MHVLHQFKKLHRTRLNTFKGDEYALGVVRAKINEEYRKNKDIMNHAAIEELNKIAQEVEHEIRMTIIQAVEKKPGIFALRITPDMLTDNATCISSFSSDNSQSNLANKKPICGENIKKS from the exons atgcat GTACTgcatcaatttaaaaaattacacaGGACTAggttaaatacatttaaaggGGATGAATATGCATTGGgag TTGTGAGGgctaaaataaatgaagaataccgaaaaaataaagatattatgaaTCATGCTGCTATAGAAGAg ttaaataaaattgcgCAAGAAGTTGAGCATGAAATACGAATGACCATAATCCAAGCAGTCGAAAAGAAACCTGGAATATTTG cTCTTCGAATCACACCAGACATGTTAACGGACAATGCAACGTGTATAAGTTCGTTTAGTTCAGATAATAGTCAAAGTAACCTAGCTAACAAAAAACCTATATGCGGAGAAAATATCAAGAAATCGTAA
- the LOC124422150 gene encoding complex III assembly factor LYRM7 isoform X1, producing the protein MAEILRRKVLHQFKKLHRTRLNTFKGDEYALGVVRAKINEEYRKNKDIMNHAAIEELNKIAQEVEHEIRMTIIQAVEKKPGIFALRITPDMLTDNATCISSFSSDNSQSNLANKKPICGENIKKS; encoded by the exons atggcAGAAATCCTTCGACGAAAA GTACTgcatcaatttaaaaaattacacaGGACTAggttaaatacatttaaaggGGATGAATATGCATTGGgag TTGTGAGGgctaaaataaatgaagaataccgaaaaaataaagatattatgaaTCATGCTGCTATAGAAGAg ttaaataaaattgcgCAAGAAGTTGAGCATGAAATACGAATGACCATAATCCAAGCAGTCGAAAAGAAACCTGGAATATTTG cTCTTCGAATCACACCAGACATGTTAACGGACAATGCAACGTGTATAAGTTCGTTTAGTTCAGATAATAGTCAAAGTAACCTAGCTAACAAAAAACCTATATGCGGAGAAAATATCAAGAAATCGTAA